A genomic segment from Eulemur rufifrons isolate Redbay chromosome 19, OSU_ERuf_1, whole genome shotgun sequence encodes:
- the CIAO1 gene encoding probable cytosolic iron-sulfur protein assembly protein CIAO1: MKDSLVLLGRVPAHPDSRCWFLAWNPAGNLLASCGGDRTIRIWGIEGDSWICKSVLSEGHQRTVRKVAWSPCGNYLASASFDATTCIWKKNQDDFECVTTLEGHENEVKSVAWAPSGNLLATCSRDKSVWVWEVDEEDEYECVSVLNSHTQDVKHVVWHPSQELLASASYDDTVKLYREEEDDWVCCATLEGHESTVWSLAFDPSGQRLASCSDDRTVRIWCQYLPGNEQGVACSSSDPSWKCICTLSGFHSRTIYDVAWCQLTGALATACGDDAIRVFEEDPSSDPQQPTFSLTAHLRQAHSQDVNCVAWNPKEQGLLASCSDDGEVAFWKYQRPEGL, encoded by the exons ATGAAGGACTCGCTGGTGCTTCTGGGCCGTGTCCCGGCGCACCCGGACTCTCGCTGCTGGTTCCTGGCCTGGAACCCCGCGGGGAACCTGCTGGCTTCCTGCGGTGGCGACCGGACAATCCGCATCTGGGGCATCGAGG GTGATAGCTGGATCTGCAAGTCTGTCCTTTCTGAAGGCCACCAGCGCACTGTACGGAAGGTGGCCTGGTCTCCCTGCGGTAATTACCTGGCTTCTGCTAGCTTTGATGCTACCACTTGCATTTGGAAGAAGAACCAGGATGACTTTGAG TGTGTAACTACCCTTGAGGGCCATGAAAATGAGGTCAAGTCAGTGGCTTGGGCCCCATCTGGCAACCTCCTGGCCACCTGCAGCCGAGATAAGAGCGTGTGGGTCTGGGAAG TTGATGAAGAAGATGAGTATGAATGTGTCAGTGTCCTCAACTCCCATACACAGGATGTCAAGCATGTGGTTTGGCACCCGAGCCAGGAG cTGTTAGCCTCTGCCAGCTATGACGACACAGTGAAGCTCTACCGGGAGGAAGAGGATGATTGGGTATGCTGTGCTACTCTTGAGGGCCATGAATCCACTGTGTGGAGCTTGGCCTTTGACCCCAGTGGCCAGCGCCTGGCATCTTGCAGTGATGACCGGACCGTGCGCATCTGGTGCCAGTATCTACCAGGCAATGAACAAG GCGTGGCATGTAGCAGCTCTGACCCCAGCTGGAAATGCATCTGCACTTTGTCGGGCTTCCACTCCAGGACCATTTATGACGTTGCTTG GTGTCAGCTGACAGGGGCACTGGCTACAGCTTGTGGGGATGATGCCATCCGAGTGTTTGAAGAGGACCCCAGCTCAGATCCACAGCAGCCCACCTTCTCCTTGACAGCCCACTTGCGTCAGGCTCATTCCCAGGATGTCAACTGTGTGGCCTGGAACCCCAAGGAGCAGGGGCTCCTGGCCTCCTGCAGTGATGATGGGGAAGTGGCCTTCTGGAAGTATCAGCGGCCTGAAGGCCTCTGA